TGCGGCGATTGGCGTTGACAAGGCGTCGATCGGAAGCCAAGTGTGCGCGGTCGCCGCACCTTTGGTTGTCCCTCGGGATTAAGACGGCGGCCGGGGCACCATGAAGAGAGCCGGATGAGAAGCTATCTCGACTTTGAGAAACCCATCGCCGACCTTGAGGGCAAGGTTCAGGAGCTGAAAGCCCTGGCCGACGGCGGAGCCGCCCTTCCCATCGACGACGACATCGCCAAACTCGAGACGAGCGCCGCCCAGGCGCTGGCCGACATCTACGCTCGCCTCACGCCTTGGCAGAAGGCGCAAGTCGCACGCCATCCCGACCGGCCGCATGCCGCCCACTACATCGAACGGTTGATCTCCGACTGGACGCCGCTCGCCGGCGACCGCAACTTTGGCGAAGACGCAGCGATCCTGGCCGGCCTCGGCAGTTTCCGTGGCCGTCCGGTGGCCGTCATCGGTCAGGAGAAGGGCCACGACACCCAGACGCGCATCCGCCATAATTTCGGCATGGCGCGTCCGGAGGGCTACCGCAAGGCCATCCGCATCATGGAACTGGCCGACCGCTTCAATCTGCCGGTGATCTCGCTTGTCGACACCGCTGGCGCCTATCCCGGCATCGGCGCCGAGGAACGCGGCCAGGCCGAAGCCATCGCCCGTTCGACGCAGGCCTGCCTCCGCTTGGGCGTGCCGATCGTCTCGGTGGTCATCGGCGAAGGCGGCTCCGGCGGCGCCATTGCCATCGCCACCGCCAACCGCGTCTTCATGCTCGAGCACTCCATCTACTCGGTGATCTCGCCCGAGGGCGCGGCCTCCATTTTGTGGAAGGATTCGGCCAAGGCCCAGGACGCGGCGATGAACATGCGCATCACCGCCCAGGATCTCGTTCGCTACGGCATCATCGACGGCATCATCGACGAGCCCGTCGGTGGCGCCCATCGTGCGCCGAACCAGGTGATCGAGGCCGTCGGCGGCGTTGTCGAGGCGGCATTTGCCACCTTCGACGGCAAGAGTCGCGACGACATCCGCGCCGATCGGCGCCGCAAGTTCCTGGCGATCGGCCGCGACCTCAAGGTCTGAGGCCGGACCGCCCTGCATTTTTCCGGTCGCCTTGCCATGAATTTCTCATGTTTCCATTGGAAATGAGAAGCCGGCGGCCTCGATGAACGGATGCGCCGGTCTCCGGCGCACCGGTTCGGCCTTGATGCGGTGGTAACCATTCGGTAACCCTGACCGTCGAGGATCGCTCCATGATATGCTGTCCGGCGCCCGGGGGGACGGCCAGACAGCCCCCGCCAGGACCCGGAAGGTGCCGCGGTGACCATGAGTGAAACGGAGAGCATGACCTCGTTCCGCCCGAACCAGCCCTCTCCAGGCATTTCCATCGCCGGCCGCCTTGCGCGACTTGCGGTCGCCCTCGGTCTCGCCGCGCTTCTGGCCGCCTGCCAGGCCGACGAGATCGGCTACGGCTATGGCCCCAAGGACCAGCGCCCGGTGTCGGCGAAGACGCTTGAGCTCATGAAGAAGCTCAACATGAAACTCTCCTCCCCGGTGCTGATGCGCATCTTCAAGGAGGAGAACAAGTTCGAAGTCTGGAAAATGAATGCGAGCGGGCGCTACGACCTGCTCAAGAGCTACGACATCTGCCGCTGGTCGGGCGATCTCGGGCCAAAGGTCAGGGAAGGCGACAGGCAGGCGCCGGAAGGCTTCTACGCCATTTCGCCCGGCTTGATGAATCCCAAGTCGGACTGGTATCTCGCCTTCAACACCGGCTTCCCCAATGCCTATGACCGGGCCAACGGCCGCACCGGTTCGGCGCTGATGGTGCACGGCTCCTGCTCGTCGCGCGGCTGCTACGCCATGACCGACCAGCAGATCCAGGAAATCTACGCCCTGGCGCGCGAAGCCTTCCGCGGCGGCCAGAAGGCGTTCCAGCTGCAAGCCTTCCCTTTCCGCCTCAACGGCAAGAACATGGCCAAGCACTGGAACGACCCCAACATGGCCTTCTGGAAGATGCTGAAGGAGGGCTACGACACCTTCGAGATGACCCGTATGGAGCCGAAGGTGGACGTCTGCGGTCGCAAGTACGTGTTCAACGCCAATCCGGCCCAGCCGCTCGACACGGTCGCCGCCTGTCCCGCCGACCTGGGACAGCCCAAGGAACTCGTTGCCTCGCTTCAGACGAGGGCCAAGTCGGACTATGCCGAGGCCGAGGTGCTGTTCGCCAAGCTCGAGGAAGACCGCAAGGCTGAGGAAGACAAGCGCGTTCAGGTGGCGCTTGCCGCCGAGAAACGCAAGGCCGATGCCGAAAAGGCGCAGGCCGACGCCGAAGCCGCCCGCATCGAAGCCGAGCGTAATCCGGGTGCTCTCGCCCGCCTGCTCGGCGCCGAACCCAACCCGGACGCGGGCATCACGGTGGGACCGGTGATCGTGCCGCCGACCGGCGCGCCGGTGCCGATCGCCGATCCGCGCGGTCCTCGGATTCACGCCGTGGCCATGACCGAGCCCGTCGAACAGGAACGGGCCGGCGCCATTTCCCGCCTGTTCTCCTTCGTGACCGGCGGGGACAAGACCGAAGCGGCTCCCGTCGCCCCGCCGACCGCCCCCGTGGCCACGGCGCCCGGCGCCCTGGCAGCACCTGCCTCGCCGGCGCCGCCCGGTCCGGTCGTATCCGCGCCCACGGTCGCCGCACCCATTCCCCCACTGCCCGGTCGACCGTCTCCGTCCGGAGCGAGCCAGCCCGGCGCGATCGCGCCTTCGGCTGCGCCGCAGCCTGTCTGCGCCATGCCCGGCGTCGCGGTTCCCCCCGGCACTCCGCCGTGCCCGGCCGTGGCCGCCGCACCGACGGAAGCGGACAAGAGCATTCTCGACCGCATCGGCAACTGGTTCTGAGCGGCCGGCCGTCGCGAACGCCGATAAACGGCGTTCTCGGTGCGCCCTTTTTTGCCTTCCGCTCTTGGGGGGAACCGGGTTAAGCTCCCTCCATGAGCACCCTTTCGATCGACGTCCAGCGCGCCGCCGTGGAGGATGCCGCGGAAATCGCGGCCGTCCATGATGCCGCATGGCGCTACGCCTACCGGGGCATTCTCGACGGCGTCGAACTCGAGCGGATGATCGAACGGCGCGGTCCCCACTGGTGGGCCAAGGCTATCGCTCGCAATGTCGCCGTGCTGGTGGTCAAGGTCGAGGGGCGAGTGGCCGGCTATGCGACGCTGGGACCGAGCCGCATGCGCGCCCTTCCCTTCCGGGGCGAAATCTACGAGCTCTATCTTCACCCCGACATGCACGGCGTCGGCCTGGGACGGCGGCTGTTCGAGGAGGCACGGGCGGCCCTTGCCGACATGCACCTCGACGGTCTCGTCATTCGCGTCCTCGCCGCCAATGCCGTTGGGGTCGGCTTCTACGAGCGACTTGGAGGTCAGGAGGTGGTCGGCTCGAGCGAAGAGATCGCCGGCCGTCTGGTACCGGTCGTCGTCTATGCCTGGCCGCCGGTCGGAAGAGGCTGAAAATCGGGCAGTTCGCCACCCCGCCCGCGCTCGCTCCGCCTTGCTTTCGCCCCACCATTACGGATAAACACGTGCTCGCGACTTTGTTTCTTTTCAAGGATTAATCATGCGCATCGACGCCGTTCCTATCGGCAACAATCCGCCCGAGGACATCAACGTCATTATCGAAGTGCCTCTCGGCGGTGAGCCGATCAAGTACGAGATGGACAAGGCAGCCGGCGCCATGTACGTCGACCGCTTCCTCTACACGGCGATGCACTATCCCGGAAATTACGGCTTCGTTCCGCACACCCTGTCGGACGACGGCGACCCGATCGATGTGATGGTGGTGAACACCCGCGCCATCGTGCCGGGCGCCATCATGAACTGCCGCCCGATCGGCGTTCTCAAGATGCAGGACGAGAGCGGCCACGACGAGAAGATCATCGCCGTTCCCTCCAACAAGCTGACCACCCGCTACTCCAAGATCAAGACGATCGACGACCTGCCCGAGATCACGGTTCACCAGATCGAGCACTTCTTCGAGCACTACAAGGATCTGGAACCCGGCAAATGGGTGAAGGTGATCGGCTGGGGCGGCGTCAGTGAAGCGGCGGAGCTGATCCTCGCCGCGATTGCCAAAGGTAAGACCGACGCTGAGAAGTAGAGCAGTGATGGCAGCCATCGGCCGCCATCCTCACTCCTGCGGACGGAAGACCAGCGCGACGCCGTTGATGCAGTAACGCAGACCGGACGGCGGCGGCCCATCGTCGAACACATGGCCGAGGTGCGAGCCGCAGTGAGCGCAATGCACCTCGGTCCGCACCATGAAATGGCTGCGATCGACCGACGTCTCGACGCCGCCCGGCTCCGGCTCGTTGAAGCTCGGCCAGCCGGTGCCGCTCTCGAATTTGTCGTGCGCTGCAAACAGCGGCGTATCGCAACCGGCGCAATGGAACACGCCACGCCGCTTCTCGTAAAGCAGCGCGCAACTGCCCGGCGCCTCGGTGCCGTGGCCACGCATGATGCGGTACTGCTCCGGAGTGAGCAGGCTCCGCCACTCCTCGTCGGTGCGGGTGACAGGAAAAGTTTCGACGGTCATCGGGAGCTCCTGCAAGCGGCGGCAATGCCGCTTCCTACGTGGGAACCCCTAGCACGAATCGCAAGTCAGCGCTTGTCGGCATCCTCATCGGCGGCGCCGGACGCGCGCCCGTCGGAGATTTCCAGCGGCTTGTCTACCGGATCGACCCATTTGATCAGGAACACCCAGGCAGCATAGACGAAGACGCCGGCGGTCAGGACCATCCACATGGGATCCTTGATCACGAAATTCTCGTAGCAGGCCCACGCCCCCGTCACCGCCACGAGCAAAACGCGGCGCCAAAGCGGCCTATAGAAGGGGTGATTTAGGTCGGAAACGCGCTTCATCAATCCTCCAGCCACCGGCCACGACCGGCGGCGCCCTTCATCGTAGCGCTGAACCCCGGCATTTTCCGAAACTAGAGGAAGGCGGAGGCCGAGGCAACCTTGGGGTCTCGCCCGATCCGCCCCCCTCGCTTTGTTCCCGTGTCACGGAATTTTGAGCCGGTGGTGGCGCCGAGATCCGCTTCGGAAGCGAATTTGCGGTTGGCAAGCCGCAGGCGGACTACGCATAATCACCTAAACGATCGCCCTACCTCACTGTATGACGGGAGACCTGCCTTGACCAAGGATCAATCGACGCTCTTCGACCACCCCGAGGGCTATGGCGCGGTCAGCCGAGCTCTTCACTGGCTGATGGCGGCGCTGTTTGCCTGGCAGTTCCTCTCGGCCGTTCTGCATGCCGTCGACCGCGACCTGCCGGTGACCCGCTTCTTCTGGTCCTGGCATATGTCGATCGGCTTCCTGCTGCTGGTCACCGTCGTCATCCGCGGCGCCTGGGCGCTCGTCAACCTCGGCAAACGGCCGCCCCATGCCACCGGCTTTCTTGGCCTCGCCTCGCGCCTGGGGCACCTCGCCCTCTACCTGTTGATGCTGGCGGTGCCGATGCTCGCCGTGCTCCGGGCCTATGGCAGCGGCAGGGGCCTGTCGGTGTTCGGCATCGAAGTGCTCGCCGGTGGCGGCGAGCGCATTCCAGAGCTGATGGCGCCTGCCAATGCCGCGCACGGCCTTCTCGGCTGGGCACTGCTGGCGCTAACGCTCGGACACATCGCCATGGCGCTCGCTCACGCCTACCTTTGGCGCGAACCTACGCTGACGCGCATGTTGCGCGGGCGCCCCGCCACGGTCGGCGTAGCCGAGTAGCCGCTGCATCAGGCGATGCGGCTACCCGT
Above is a window of Pleomorphomonas sp. T1.2MG-36 DNA encoding:
- a CDS encoding acetyl-CoA carboxylase carboxyltransferase subunit alpha is translated as MRSYLDFEKPIADLEGKVQELKALADGGAALPIDDDIAKLETSAAQALADIYARLTPWQKAQVARHPDRPHAAHYIERLISDWTPLAGDRNFGEDAAILAGLGSFRGRPVAVIGQEKGHDTQTRIRHNFGMARPEGYRKAIRIMELADRFNLPVISLVDTAGAYPGIGAEERGQAEAIARSTQACLRLGVPIVSVVIGEGGSGGAIAIATANRVFMLEHSIYSVISPEGAASILWKDSAKAQDAAMNMRITAQDLVRYGIIDGIIDEPVGGAHRAPNQVIEAVGGVVEAAFATFDGKSRDDIRADRRRKFLAIGRDLKV
- a CDS encoding L,D-transpeptidase family protein — protein: MTSFRPNQPSPGISIAGRLARLAVALGLAALLAACQADEIGYGYGPKDQRPVSAKTLELMKKLNMKLSSPVLMRIFKEENKFEVWKMNASGRYDLLKSYDICRWSGDLGPKVREGDRQAPEGFYAISPGLMNPKSDWYLAFNTGFPNAYDRANGRTGSALMVHGSCSSRGCYAMTDQQIQEIYALAREAFRGGQKAFQLQAFPFRLNGKNMAKHWNDPNMAFWKMLKEGYDTFEMTRMEPKVDVCGRKYVFNANPAQPLDTVAACPADLGQPKELVASLQTRAKSDYAEAEVLFAKLEEDRKAEEDKRVQVALAAEKRKADAEKAQADAEAARIEAERNPGALARLLGAEPNPDAGITVGPVIVPPTGAPVPIADPRGPRIHAVAMTEPVEQERAGAISRLFSFVTGGDKTEAAPVAPPTAPVATAPGALAAPASPAPPGPVVSAPTVAAPIPPLPGRPSPSGASQPGAIAPSAAPQPVCAMPGVAVPPGTPPCPAVAAAPTEADKSILDRIGNWF
- a CDS encoding GNAT family N-acetyltransferase yields the protein MSTLSIDVQRAAVEDAAEIAAVHDAAWRYAYRGILDGVELERMIERRGPHWWAKAIARNVAVLVVKVEGRVAGYATLGPSRMRALPFRGEIYELYLHPDMHGVGLGRRLFEEARAALADMHLDGLVIRVLAANAVGVGFYERLGGQEVVGSSEEIAGRLVPVVVYAWPPVGRG
- the ppa gene encoding inorganic diphosphatase; translated protein: MRIDAVPIGNNPPEDINVIIEVPLGGEPIKYEMDKAAGAMYVDRFLYTAMHYPGNYGFVPHTLSDDGDPIDVMVVNTRAIVPGAIMNCRPIGVLKMQDESGHDEKIIAVPSNKLTTRYSKIKTIDDLPEITVHQIEHFFEHYKDLEPGKWVKVIGWGGVSEAAELILAAIAKGKTDAEK
- the msrB gene encoding peptide-methionine (R)-S-oxide reductase MsrB, giving the protein MTVETFPVTRTDEEWRSLLTPEQYRIMRGHGTEAPGSCALLYEKRRGVFHCAGCDTPLFAAHDKFESGTGWPSFNEPEPGGVETSVDRSHFMVRTEVHCAHCGSHLGHVFDDGPPPSGLRYCINGVALVFRPQE
- a CDS encoding DUF3329 domain-containing protein yields the protein MKRVSDLNHPFYRPLWRRVLLVAVTGAWACYENFVIKDPMWMVLTAGVFVYAAWVFLIKWVDPVDKPLEISDGRASGAADEDADKR
- a CDS encoding cytochrome b translates to MTKDQSTLFDHPEGYGAVSRALHWLMAALFAWQFLSAVLHAVDRDLPVTRFFWSWHMSIGFLLLVTVVIRGAWALVNLGKRPPHATGFLGLASRLGHLALYLLMLAVPMLAVLRAYGSGRGLSVFGIEVLAGGGERIPELMAPANAAHGLLGWALLALTLGHIAMALAHAYLWREPTLTRMLRGRPATVGVAE